ACGGTTCCGCCCGCGGTCTGACGAACATGAAAAAGTTTTCCTTTCTTTGCCTCCTCCCCATCCTCGCCGTCGCTACCGCGTCCGCCCAGGACTGGGCCAAGGCGCGCCTGGAAAAATCGTCGCGCCATGGCGAATGGGTCGATTTCAAATCGGGCGAGCGGAACGTGAAGGCGTTCGTAGTTTACCCCGAACGGAAAGACAAGGCGCCGGTCGTCCTCGTGATTCATGAAATTTTCGGGATGACCGATTGGGTTCGCGGAATGTGCGATCAACTGGCCGAAGCCGGCGTCATTGCGATCGCGCCCGATCTGTTGAGCGGCCAAACCTACGCGGACGTGGATGGGGCGCGAAAGGCCATCTCCGCGCTGCCGAAAGAACAGGTCCAGGCCGATCTCGACGCGACCGCGGAGTATGCCCTGACCAAAATTCCCGCGGCCAACGGTTCGCTGGCGGTCTGCGGATTTTGCTGGGGCGGGGGATGGACGTTCAACTACGCCAGCATGAATCCAAAGCTGAAGGCCGCGTACTCCTTCTACGGAACAGCAGTCGATAACGCCGAGGCGCCCGGGAAGATTCCGTGCCC
The Chthoniobacterales bacterium DNA segment above includes these coding regions:
- a CDS encoding dienelactone hydrolase family protein, with product MKKFSFLCLLPILAVATASAQDWAKARLEKSSRHGEWVDFKSGERNVKAFVVYPERKDKAPVVLVIHEIFGMTDWVRGMCDQLAEAGVIAIAPDLLSGQTYADVDGARKAISALPKEQVQADLDATAEYALTKIPAANGSLAVCGFCWGGGWTFNYASMNPKLKAAYSFYGTAVDNAEAPGKIPCPVYGFYGENDARVNATIPKAEELMKAANKKYEPVIYKGAGHGFMREGESPTSTPENKKARDDAWTRWKTLLSAL